In Shouchella patagoniensis, the following are encoded in one genomic region:
- a CDS encoding long-chain fatty acid--CoA ligase, whose translation MMNTPLTIPPMLERAERYFPNKQVISRTLAKTHRYTYAEIGKRTRALASVLTELGLKRGERVGTVAWNHHRHLEAYFAAPGMGAVLHMINMRLSPDHLVYVINHAEDKILLIDEDLLPVIESVQEQLTTVHTYIIMTDNESVPESSLAPLFSYEQLLDKGDRGFSFLTGLDENEPAAMCYTSATTGKPKGVLYSHRGIALHSLVQGMVDTTAISENDVCMPVVPMFHVNAWGLPYSATFYGATQVLPGPNFTPQLLAELIESEKVTFTGGVPTIWLGLLQVLNKGNYDASSLRAVICGGSAAPKSIIEAFEKKLGVPFFHAYGMTETSPLVSYSRLKSHQQEWEEEDRYTVRAKQGMAVPLIDIKGVNENGEIAWDGNEMGELLIRGPWIADSYHQDERSIDTFRDGWLHTGDVVTIDEEGSIKIVDRTKDLIKSGGEWISSVDLENAIMGHEAVLEAAVVAVPHEKWQERPIACVVLKEDKKATKEDILEYLAPQFAKWWLPDEIVFMEQLPRTSVGKFLKRALREQVVKTIG comes from the coding sequence ATGATGAACACACCTTTAACAATTCCGCCAATGCTTGAACGAGCGGAGCGTTATTTTCCCAATAAACAGGTAATCTCAAGAACGCTTGCCAAGACGCACCGGTATACATATGCCGAGATTGGTAAAAGGACAAGGGCGCTTGCTAGTGTTTTAACAGAGCTTGGACTTAAACGTGGAGAGCGAGTTGGGACGGTCGCTTGGAATCATCATCGTCATTTAGAAGCCTATTTCGCTGCGCCAGGAATGGGTGCTGTTTTGCATATGATAAATATGCGACTCTCGCCAGACCATCTTGTGTATGTCATTAATCACGCAGAAGATAAGATTTTACTGATTGATGAGGACTTGCTTCCGGTGATTGAGTCAGTACAAGAACAATTAACGACTGTGCATACGTATATTATTATGACGGATAATGAAAGTGTACCAGAATCATCGCTTGCCCCATTATTTTCTTATGAACAATTGTTAGATAAAGGGGACCGGGGTTTTTCTTTTCTGACGGGTCTTGATGAAAATGAACCTGCGGCAATGTGTTATACATCAGCTACAACTGGAAAACCAAAAGGCGTTCTTTATTCACATCGAGGAATCGCACTCCACAGTCTAGTACAAGGAATGGTTGATACAACCGCCATTTCAGAAAATGATGTTTGTATGCCAGTTGTACCAATGTTCCATGTGAATGCGTGGGGACTTCCATATAGTGCAACATTTTATGGGGCAACACAAGTACTACCGGGACCTAACTTCACACCTCAGTTATTGGCCGAACTCATTGAGTCTGAAAAAGTCACATTTACTGGTGGCGTTCCAACGATTTGGCTTGGTTTGTTGCAAGTGCTAAATAAAGGGAATTACGATGCGAGTAGTCTTCGTGCCGTGATTTGTGGTGGTTCTGCTGCGCCAAAATCAATCATTGAAGCTTTTGAGAAAAAATTGGGTGTGCCATTCTTCCACGCCTACGGTATGACAGAGACGAGTCCTCTTGTGTCTTATTCAAGACTAAAAAGCCATCAACAAGAATGGGAAGAGGAAGACCGTTATACTGTGCGAGCTAAGCAAGGTATGGCTGTTCCACTTATTGATATTAAAGGGGTAAATGAGAACGGAGAGATTGCCTGGGACGGAAACGAAATGGGTGAGTTACTCATTCGTGGACCATGGATAGCTGATTCTTATCATCAAGACGAGCGGTCTATCGATACATTCCGTGATGGTTGGCTCCACACAGGTGACGTTGTCACAATTGACGAAGAAGGGTCAATTAAAATAGTTGATCGTACGAAAGATTTAATAAAAAGCGGTGGTGAATGGATTTCCTCAGTTGATTTAGAAAATGCCATTATGGGACATGAAGCGGTGTTAGAGGCAGCAGTAGTCGCGGTTCCACATGAAAAGTGGCAGGAACGTCCGATTGCTTGTGTTGTATTAAAAGAAGATAAAAAAGCAACAAAAGAAGATATTTTAGAATACTTGGCACCTCAATTTGCTAAATGGTGGCTTCCAGATGAGATTGTTTTTATGGAACAATTGCCAAGGACTTCAGTCGGTAAATTTTTAAAGCGAGCATTGCGGGAACAAGTAGTAAAGACGATCGGTTGA